DNA from Desulfobacterales bacterium:
TTCCAGCGGATCCTTCAAGGGAGCATATTTTTCGACATATATCTCGACGCCCTTACCCATTCCCATTTCAAGAACTCTGCGTCGCAAAGCACCTATTCCACCCACCCGAACAATTGTTGCGCGTTGACCTTTCTTCATCTCACTTAATTTCATACTCTTTTTTCCCCCATTGATCCTCCCGGGTGAGCCACCAAAGGCATCGCAACGCCCTTCGGCCTATTAAACGATCTCGACAATAATTTTCCCCGCCACTCCCTGGCCCAGCACATAACGCTTGCAGTCAACGGCTACGACCAGCTGCCCGTTGCCCATATTCGTAATGACGTCAACAATATCGCCCAGCCTCATCCCCATGGTCATCAACCGCATTCGCACACCGGACCCGCCGGCAAATTCCCTGATGACCACTTTTTCACCCTTTTTCGCCATGGTCAGCGGCATGAGCTGCATCTGCTGCTTCATACAATCGGAACAAAACCCGTAGGTCTCCACTTTATGCTGCACCATATGAAACCCGTGAGCTGCCACCACTTTCACCAGGAGACGTTCCAGCTCGTCATCCTTGAATTCCACGATCCTGCCACATTTGGTACACACCATGTGATCATGATGATCCCCCAGATGATGATGCTCAAACCGGACCAGGCCATCGTCAAACCGTACTTTCCGGGCAAATCCGTATCGACACATGAATTTGAGTGTATCCCGGACAAATTCGATCGAAAATGAATACCCCTGCTCGTTAAGTATCCGGCTCATCTCGGCAACCGTCACATGACGTTCGCTCTGAAGAAAGACTTCCAGTATTTGATACTTTTCATCTATCTGATCAACGACTTCATTCTGAAATAATTTTTTAAACTGCTCTTTTTCACGGGAATGTACCTGTTCCATATCGTAACCCTTTTTTCACCTATCGTTGCTGCAATACTTTACAGACTTCTTAATGTCTGTCGGCCAGCTGCAGTCCAAACCGCAGCATAAATCATTTTCAGTTTCCGGTAAAACCCCCGATGTTTTTCAGTCAATCCGGGCATCCGTGCCGGTCAAATCCGTCCTCCCTATGATATCGGCAGCCTCAGACTAAAGCGGGCGCCTGTGCCGGCGGTATCGTCAAGGTCCAATGTGCCGCCATGTCTGCGGACAATTTCATGACTGATATATAATCCCAGCCCGGTGCCCTGTCCCGGGGGTTTGGTAGTAAAAAACGGTTTGAAAATATCATTTCGGATATCTTCACCGATGCCGGACCCGTTATCACTGCAATCGAACACCACCTGATTTTTTTCGAAATCAAACCCGGTTTTCAGCCGGATCTGCCCCTGGATGTCCGCTACCGCCTGAATGGCATTTTTGATTATATTGAGAACAACCTGCCCCAGCTCACCGAAATTTCCCTCAATTTTCGGCAGATCCCGGGCATAGTCTTCACGGATTTCAAGATTGAGATATTTATACTGGTTATGCAATATCCGGAGGGCATCCTGAACGACC
Protein-coding regions in this window:
- a CDS encoding FeoA family protein, whose protein sequence is MKLSEMKKGQRATIVRVGGIGALRRRVLEMGMGKGVEIYVEKYAPLKDPLE
- a CDS encoding transcriptional repressor, with amino-acid sequence MEQVHSREKEQFKKLFQNEVVDQIDEKYQILEVFLQSERHVTVAEMSRILNEQGYSFSIEFVRDTLKFMCRYGFARKVRFDDGLVRFEHHHLGDHHDHMVCTKCGRIVEFKDDELERLLVKVVAAHGFHMVQHKVETYGFCSDCMKQQMQLMPLTMAKKGEKVVIREFAGGSGVRMRLMTMGMRLGDIVDVITNMGNGQLVVAVDCKRYVLGQGVAGKIIVEIV